In Syngnathus typhle isolate RoL2023-S1 ecotype Sweden linkage group LG14, RoL_Styp_1.0, whole genome shotgun sequence, one genomic interval encodes:
- the creb3l3a gene encoding cyclic AMP-responsive element-binding protein 3-like protein 3-A isoform X3 produces the protein MEHYSDQQAYDGMELLDWLFDQNDGILRHEEAGQQCNRQHHWPEQEPNMLQLAEQADADFLNALLSGGESASGSPIWSPSPSDSGISEDPPSDQMDSPQRPESPPEDIHCMGLRSQAKAALEAQTSFKLNVWEGEHPAERTRYPQYSADVNREPPCSGSSLTVKDLLLSGTTEPPPQPFQQSIQELILNEDEKKLLAKEGVTLPSQLPLTKYEERILKKIRRKIRNKQSAQESRKKKKEYIDGLESRMAACSAHNQELQRKVSQLEKCNISLMEQLRRLQALVMNTTNKPAQTGTCVLVLLLSFSLILFPSLKPYADTKVSQGDFSPVRIQSRALQNVQASRVLHVIDPPLATQDESKPAHGRFPADAGLEITTLMGNMKLNQELDAMSPNRSQEETLGHFHIDPVTGHIASVTLNPKRSAGLPPNADDM, from the exons CAGGCGTATGACGGCATGGAGCTGCtggattggctgtttgatcaaaATGATGGAATCCTTCGGcatgaagaagcgggacaacAATGCAACCGGCAGCACCACTGGCCAGAGCAGGAACCAAAC ATGCTCCAGCTGGCTGAACAGGCGGATGCCGACTTCCTCAACGCCTTATTAAGTGGAGGAGAATCAGCGTCGGGTTCGCCGATCTGGTCCCCCTCGCCGAGCGACAGCGGGATCAGCGAAGACCCGCCTTCGGATCAGATGGATAGCCCACAGCGACCTGAGAGCCCCCCCGAGGATATTCATTGTATGGGTCTGAGGTCACAGGCCAAAGCAGCCTTGGAGGCTCAAACGTCCTTCAAACTAA ATGTCTGGGAAGGCGAGCACCCCGCGGAGAGGACGAGATATCCACAATATTCTGCGGACGTAAACAGAGAGCCGCCGTGCTCCGGCTCGTCTCTGACTGTTAAGGATCTCTTGCTGAGTGGCACAACTGAGCCG CCTCCGCAGCCGTTCCAACAGTCCATTCAAGAACTGATTCTCAATGAAGACGAGAAGAAGCTCCTCGCCAAGGAAGGCGTGACTCTACCCAGCCAACTACCACTCACCAAG TATGAAGAAAGGATCCTGAAGAAAATACGCAGAAAGATTCGCAATAAGCAGTCGGCCCAGGAGAGCcgcaaaaagaagaaagagtACATTGATGGATTGGAAAGCAG AATGGCTGCATGCAGCGCACATAACCAGGAACTTCAGCGGAAAGTGTCTCAGCTGGAGAAATGTAACAT TTCACTAATGGAACAGTTGCGCCGGCTCCAAGCTCTGGTCATGAATACAACTAACAAGCCGGCCCAGACTGGAACGTGTGTGTTG GTACTCCTACTGTCCTTCTCCCTAATCCTCTTCCCAAGCCTCAAGCCCTACGCTGACACCAAAGTTAGCCAAGGAGACTTCAGCCCAGTCAGAA TCCAGTCACGTGCCCTGCAGAACGTGCAGGCCTCCCGCGTGCTGCACGTCATCGATCCCCCGTTGGCCACCCAAGACGAATCGAAGCCGGCGCACGGGCGATTCCCGGCAGATGCGGGATTGGAAATCACCACCCTGATGGGGAACATGAAGCTGAACCAAGAACTGGACGCCATGTCTCCGAACCGCAGCCAGGAGGAAACGCTGGGGCATTTCCACATTGACCCTGTCACCGGCCACATAGCAAGTGTAACTTTGAATCCCAAACGTTCTGCTGGCTTACCGCCGAACGCTGATGACATGTAA
- the rxfp3.2b gene encoding relaxin family peptide receptor 3.2b codes for MNESGVGSLAPESCQQQMMAEDNSGNCSGSSSGNLSLHCWLQLLTRESGSEFQGDTSSLVVRVMIACVYSVVCALGLVGNVLALCLLHSRYRQKQSSINCFVMGLAITDLQFVLTLPFWAVDTALDFRWPFGRVMCKIVSSVTTMNMYASVFFLTAMSVARYYSISSALKMHSRRAAATRAKWTCLGIWAVSLLVTLPHAIYSTTAQVSDEELCLVRFPETANWDPQLLLGLYHLQKVLLGFLIPLIIISVCYLLLLRLVLSRRISGAANPEVEQGRQNRRSKVTKSIVIVVLSFFLCWLPNQALTLWGVLIKFDLVPFSKAFYNVQAYAFPLTVCLAHTNSCLNPVLYCLIRREFRAGLKELVLRTTPSFRGLTHLLRRKGKVAEAPPVMVLVQMDV; via the coding sequence ATGAACGAAAGCGGAGTTGGAAGTCTGGCTCCAGAGTCATGTCAGCAGCAGATGATGGCGGAAGACAACAGCGGGAACTGTAGCGGCAGTTCCAGCGGAAACCTGTCGCTGCATTGCTGGTTGCAGCTGCTCACCAGGGAATCGGGATCGGAATTCCAAGGAGACACCTCCAGCCTTGTGGTCCGGGTGATGATCGCCTGCGTCTACTCGGTGGTGTGTGCGTTGGGGCTGGTGGGCAACGTACTGGCGCTGTGTCTGCTGCACTCACGTTACAGGCAGAAACAATCGTCCATCAACTGCTTCGTGATGGGGCTGGCCATCACCGACCTGCAGTTTGTGCTGACTCTGCCCTTCTGGGCTGTGGACACGGCGTTGGACTTCCGTTGGCCGTTCGGCAGAGTCATGTGTAAGATCGTCAGCTCGGTGACGACCATGAACATGTACGCCAGcgttttcttcctcaccgccatgAGCGTGGCGCGTTATTATTCTATCTCCTCGGCGCTCAAGATGCACAGCAGGAGGGCGGCGGCCACACGGGCTAAGTGGACCTGTCTGGGGATCTGGGCCGTGTCTCTGTTGGTCACGTTGCCTCACGCCATCTACTCCACCACCGCCCAAGTGTCAGACGAGGAACTTTGCCTAGTGCGTTTCCCGGAAACGGCCAACTGGGACCCGCAGCTTCTTTTGGGCTTGTACCACCTTCAAAAAGTCCTGCTTGGCTTCCTCATCcctctcatcatcatcagcgtCTGCTACCTACTACTTCTACGCCTCGTCCTCAGCCGGCGCATTTCCGGCGCCGCCAATCCGGAGGTGGAACAAGGCCGACAAAACCGTCGCTCCAAAGTCACCAAATCCATCGTGATTGTGGTTCTGTCCTTCTTTCTGTGCTGGCTTCCCAATCAGGCTCTGACACTGTGGGGGGTGCTCATCAAGTTTGACCTGGTGCCCTTCAGCAAAGCTTTCTACAACGTCCAAGCCTACGCTTTCCCGCTGACTGTGTGCCTGGCGCACACCAACAGTTGCCTCAATCCGGTGCTCTACTGCCTGATCCGCCGCGAGTTCCGGGCAGGTCTCAAGGAGCTTGTCCTCCGCACCACGCCATCCTTCAGGGGTCTGACTCATCTGCTGCGACGCAAAGGCAAAGTGGCAGAGGCGCCGCCCGTCATGGTGCTGGTGCAAATGGATGTGTGA
- the creb3l3a gene encoding cyclic AMP-responsive element-binding protein 3-like protein 3-A isoform X1 — MEHYSDQQAYDGMELLDWLFDQNDGILRHEEAGQQCNRQHHWPEQEPNMLQLAEQADADFLNALLSGGESASGSPIWSPSPSDSGISEDPPSDQMDSPQRPESPPEDIHCMGLRSQAKAALEAQTSFKLISFVCVFEDVWEGEHPAERTRYPQYSADVNREPPCSGSSLTVKDLLLSGTTEPPPQPFQQSIQELILNEDEKKLLAKEGVTLPSQLPLTKYEERILKKIRRKIRNKQSAQESRKKKKEYIDGLESRMAACSAHNQELQRKVSQLEKCNISLMEQLRRLQALVMNTTNKPAQTGTCVLVLLLSFSLILFPSLKPYADTKVSQGDFSPVRIQSRALQNVQASRVLHVIDPPLATQDESKPAHGRFPADAGLEITTLMGNMKLNQELDAMSPNRSQEETLGHFHIDPVTGHIASVTLNPKRSAGLPPNADDM, encoded by the exons CAGGCGTATGACGGCATGGAGCTGCtggattggctgtttgatcaaaATGATGGAATCCTTCGGcatgaagaagcgggacaacAATGCAACCGGCAGCACCACTGGCCAGAGCAGGAACCAAAC ATGCTCCAGCTGGCTGAACAGGCGGATGCCGACTTCCTCAACGCCTTATTAAGTGGAGGAGAATCAGCGTCGGGTTCGCCGATCTGGTCCCCCTCGCCGAGCGACAGCGGGATCAGCGAAGACCCGCCTTCGGATCAGATGGATAGCCCACAGCGACCTGAGAGCCCCCCCGAGGATATTCATTGTATGGGTCTGAGGTCACAGGCCAAAGCAGCCTTGGAGGCTCAAACGTCCTTCAAACTAA TTTCATTCGTGTGTGTTTTTGAAGATGTCTGGGAAGGCGAGCACCCCGCGGAGAGGACGAGATATCCACAATATTCTGCGGACGTAAACAGAGAGCCGCCGTGCTCCGGCTCGTCTCTGACTGTTAAGGATCTCTTGCTGAGTGGCACAACTGAGCCG CCTCCGCAGCCGTTCCAACAGTCCATTCAAGAACTGATTCTCAATGAAGACGAGAAGAAGCTCCTCGCCAAGGAAGGCGTGACTCTACCCAGCCAACTACCACTCACCAAG TATGAAGAAAGGATCCTGAAGAAAATACGCAGAAAGATTCGCAATAAGCAGTCGGCCCAGGAGAGCcgcaaaaagaagaaagagtACATTGATGGATTGGAAAGCAG AATGGCTGCATGCAGCGCACATAACCAGGAACTTCAGCGGAAAGTGTCTCAGCTGGAGAAATGTAACAT TTCACTAATGGAACAGTTGCGCCGGCTCCAAGCTCTGGTCATGAATACAACTAACAAGCCGGCCCAGACTGGAACGTGTGTGTTG GTACTCCTACTGTCCTTCTCCCTAATCCTCTTCCCAAGCCTCAAGCCCTACGCTGACACCAAAGTTAGCCAAGGAGACTTCAGCCCAGTCAGAA TCCAGTCACGTGCCCTGCAGAACGTGCAGGCCTCCCGCGTGCTGCACGTCATCGATCCCCCGTTGGCCACCCAAGACGAATCGAAGCCGGCGCACGGGCGATTCCCGGCAGATGCGGGATTGGAAATCACCACCCTGATGGGGAACATGAAGCTGAACCAAGAACTGGACGCCATGTCTCCGAACCGCAGCCAGGAGGAAACGCTGGGGCATTTCCACATTGACCCTGTCACCGGCCACATAGCAAGTGTAACTTTGAATCCCAAACGTTCTGCTGGCTTACCGCCGAACGCTGATGACATGTAA
- the creb3l3a gene encoding cyclic AMP-responsive element-binding protein 3-like protein 3-A isoform X5, which translates to MELLDWLFDQNDGILRHEEAGQQCNRQHHWPEQEPNMLQLAEQADADFLNALLSGGESASGSPIWSPSPSDSGISEDPPSDQMDSPQRPESPPEDIHCMGLRSQAKAALEAQTSFKLISFVCVFEDVWEGEHPAERTRYPQYSADVNREPPCSGSSLTVKDLLLSGTTEPPPQPFQQSIQELILNEDEKKLLAKEGVTLPSQLPLTKYEERILKKIRRKIRNKQSAQESRKKKKEYIDGLESRMAACSAHNQELQRKVSQLEKCNISLMEQLRRLQALVMNTTNKPAQTGTCVLVLLLSFSLILFPSLKPYADTKVSQGDFSPVRIQSRALQNVQASRVLHVIDPPLATQDESKPAHGRFPADAGLEITTLMGNMKLNQELDAMSPNRSQEETLGHFHIDPVTGHIASVTLNPKRSAGLPPNADDM; encoded by the exons ATGGAGCTGCtggattggctgtttgatcaaaATGATGGAATCCTTCGGcatgaagaagcgggacaacAATGCAACCGGCAGCACCACTGGCCAGAGCAGGAACCAAAC ATGCTCCAGCTGGCTGAACAGGCGGATGCCGACTTCCTCAACGCCTTATTAAGTGGAGGAGAATCAGCGTCGGGTTCGCCGATCTGGTCCCCCTCGCCGAGCGACAGCGGGATCAGCGAAGACCCGCCTTCGGATCAGATGGATAGCCCACAGCGACCTGAGAGCCCCCCCGAGGATATTCATTGTATGGGTCTGAGGTCACAGGCCAAAGCAGCCTTGGAGGCTCAAACGTCCTTCAAACTAA TTTCATTCGTGTGTGTTTTTGAAGATGTCTGGGAAGGCGAGCACCCCGCGGAGAGGACGAGATATCCACAATATTCTGCGGACGTAAACAGAGAGCCGCCGTGCTCCGGCTCGTCTCTGACTGTTAAGGATCTCTTGCTGAGTGGCACAACTGAGCCG CCTCCGCAGCCGTTCCAACAGTCCATTCAAGAACTGATTCTCAATGAAGACGAGAAGAAGCTCCTCGCCAAGGAAGGCGTGACTCTACCCAGCCAACTACCACTCACCAAG TATGAAGAAAGGATCCTGAAGAAAATACGCAGAAAGATTCGCAATAAGCAGTCGGCCCAGGAGAGCcgcaaaaagaagaaagagtACATTGATGGATTGGAAAGCAG AATGGCTGCATGCAGCGCACATAACCAGGAACTTCAGCGGAAAGTGTCTCAGCTGGAGAAATGTAACAT TTCACTAATGGAACAGTTGCGCCGGCTCCAAGCTCTGGTCATGAATACAACTAACAAGCCGGCCCAGACTGGAACGTGTGTGTTG GTACTCCTACTGTCCTTCTCCCTAATCCTCTTCCCAAGCCTCAAGCCCTACGCTGACACCAAAGTTAGCCAAGGAGACTTCAGCCCAGTCAGAA TCCAGTCACGTGCCCTGCAGAACGTGCAGGCCTCCCGCGTGCTGCACGTCATCGATCCCCCGTTGGCCACCCAAGACGAATCGAAGCCGGCGCACGGGCGATTCCCGGCAGATGCGGGATTGGAAATCACCACCCTGATGGGGAACATGAAGCTGAACCAAGAACTGGACGCCATGTCTCCGAACCGCAGCCAGGAGGAAACGCTGGGGCATTTCCACATTGACCCTGTCACCGGCCACATAGCAAGTGTAACTTTGAATCCCAAACGTTCTGCTGGCTTACCGCCGAACGCTGATGACATGTAA
- the creb3l3a gene encoding cyclic AMP-responsive element-binding protein 3-like protein 3-A isoform X2, translating into MEHYSDQAYDGMELLDWLFDQNDGILRHEEAGQQCNRQHHWPEQEPNMLQLAEQADADFLNALLSGGESASGSPIWSPSPSDSGISEDPPSDQMDSPQRPESPPEDIHCMGLRSQAKAALEAQTSFKLISFVCVFEDVWEGEHPAERTRYPQYSADVNREPPCSGSSLTVKDLLLSGTTEPPPQPFQQSIQELILNEDEKKLLAKEGVTLPSQLPLTKYEERILKKIRRKIRNKQSAQESRKKKKEYIDGLESRMAACSAHNQELQRKVSQLEKCNISLMEQLRRLQALVMNTTNKPAQTGTCVLVLLLSFSLILFPSLKPYADTKVSQGDFSPVRIQSRALQNVQASRVLHVIDPPLATQDESKPAHGRFPADAGLEITTLMGNMKLNQELDAMSPNRSQEETLGHFHIDPVTGHIASVTLNPKRSAGLPPNADDM; encoded by the exons GCGTATGACGGCATGGAGCTGCtggattggctgtttgatcaaaATGATGGAATCCTTCGGcatgaagaagcgggacaacAATGCAACCGGCAGCACCACTGGCCAGAGCAGGAACCAAAC ATGCTCCAGCTGGCTGAACAGGCGGATGCCGACTTCCTCAACGCCTTATTAAGTGGAGGAGAATCAGCGTCGGGTTCGCCGATCTGGTCCCCCTCGCCGAGCGACAGCGGGATCAGCGAAGACCCGCCTTCGGATCAGATGGATAGCCCACAGCGACCTGAGAGCCCCCCCGAGGATATTCATTGTATGGGTCTGAGGTCACAGGCCAAAGCAGCCTTGGAGGCTCAAACGTCCTTCAAACTAA TTTCATTCGTGTGTGTTTTTGAAGATGTCTGGGAAGGCGAGCACCCCGCGGAGAGGACGAGATATCCACAATATTCTGCGGACGTAAACAGAGAGCCGCCGTGCTCCGGCTCGTCTCTGACTGTTAAGGATCTCTTGCTGAGTGGCACAACTGAGCCG CCTCCGCAGCCGTTCCAACAGTCCATTCAAGAACTGATTCTCAATGAAGACGAGAAGAAGCTCCTCGCCAAGGAAGGCGTGACTCTACCCAGCCAACTACCACTCACCAAG TATGAAGAAAGGATCCTGAAGAAAATACGCAGAAAGATTCGCAATAAGCAGTCGGCCCAGGAGAGCcgcaaaaagaagaaagagtACATTGATGGATTGGAAAGCAG AATGGCTGCATGCAGCGCACATAACCAGGAACTTCAGCGGAAAGTGTCTCAGCTGGAGAAATGTAACAT TTCACTAATGGAACAGTTGCGCCGGCTCCAAGCTCTGGTCATGAATACAACTAACAAGCCGGCCCAGACTGGAACGTGTGTGTTG GTACTCCTACTGTCCTTCTCCCTAATCCTCTTCCCAAGCCTCAAGCCCTACGCTGACACCAAAGTTAGCCAAGGAGACTTCAGCCCAGTCAGAA TCCAGTCACGTGCCCTGCAGAACGTGCAGGCCTCCCGCGTGCTGCACGTCATCGATCCCCCGTTGGCCACCCAAGACGAATCGAAGCCGGCGCACGGGCGATTCCCGGCAGATGCGGGATTGGAAATCACCACCCTGATGGGGAACATGAAGCTGAACCAAGAACTGGACGCCATGTCTCCGAACCGCAGCCAGGAGGAAACGCTGGGGCATTTCCACATTGACCCTGTCACCGGCCACATAGCAAGTGTAACTTTGAATCCCAAACGTTCTGCTGGCTTACCGCCGAACGCTGATGACATGTAA
- the creb3l3a gene encoding cyclic AMP-responsive element-binding protein 3-like protein 3-A isoform X4, which yields MEHYSDQAYDGMELLDWLFDQNDGILRHEEAGQQCNRQHHWPEQEPNMLQLAEQADADFLNALLSGGESASGSPIWSPSPSDSGISEDPPSDQMDSPQRPESPPEDIHCMGLRSQAKAALEAQTSFKLNVWEGEHPAERTRYPQYSADVNREPPCSGSSLTVKDLLLSGTTEPPPQPFQQSIQELILNEDEKKLLAKEGVTLPSQLPLTKYEERILKKIRRKIRNKQSAQESRKKKKEYIDGLESRMAACSAHNQELQRKVSQLEKCNISLMEQLRRLQALVMNTTNKPAQTGTCVLVLLLSFSLILFPSLKPYADTKVSQGDFSPVRIQSRALQNVQASRVLHVIDPPLATQDESKPAHGRFPADAGLEITTLMGNMKLNQELDAMSPNRSQEETLGHFHIDPVTGHIASVTLNPKRSAGLPPNADDM from the exons GCGTATGACGGCATGGAGCTGCtggattggctgtttgatcaaaATGATGGAATCCTTCGGcatgaagaagcgggacaacAATGCAACCGGCAGCACCACTGGCCAGAGCAGGAACCAAAC ATGCTCCAGCTGGCTGAACAGGCGGATGCCGACTTCCTCAACGCCTTATTAAGTGGAGGAGAATCAGCGTCGGGTTCGCCGATCTGGTCCCCCTCGCCGAGCGACAGCGGGATCAGCGAAGACCCGCCTTCGGATCAGATGGATAGCCCACAGCGACCTGAGAGCCCCCCCGAGGATATTCATTGTATGGGTCTGAGGTCACAGGCCAAAGCAGCCTTGGAGGCTCAAACGTCCTTCAAACTAA ATGTCTGGGAAGGCGAGCACCCCGCGGAGAGGACGAGATATCCACAATATTCTGCGGACGTAAACAGAGAGCCGCCGTGCTCCGGCTCGTCTCTGACTGTTAAGGATCTCTTGCTGAGTGGCACAACTGAGCCG CCTCCGCAGCCGTTCCAACAGTCCATTCAAGAACTGATTCTCAATGAAGACGAGAAGAAGCTCCTCGCCAAGGAAGGCGTGACTCTACCCAGCCAACTACCACTCACCAAG TATGAAGAAAGGATCCTGAAGAAAATACGCAGAAAGATTCGCAATAAGCAGTCGGCCCAGGAGAGCcgcaaaaagaagaaagagtACATTGATGGATTGGAAAGCAG AATGGCTGCATGCAGCGCACATAACCAGGAACTTCAGCGGAAAGTGTCTCAGCTGGAGAAATGTAACAT TTCACTAATGGAACAGTTGCGCCGGCTCCAAGCTCTGGTCATGAATACAACTAACAAGCCGGCCCAGACTGGAACGTGTGTGTTG GTACTCCTACTGTCCTTCTCCCTAATCCTCTTCCCAAGCCTCAAGCCCTACGCTGACACCAAAGTTAGCCAAGGAGACTTCAGCCCAGTCAGAA TCCAGTCACGTGCCCTGCAGAACGTGCAGGCCTCCCGCGTGCTGCACGTCATCGATCCCCCGTTGGCCACCCAAGACGAATCGAAGCCGGCGCACGGGCGATTCCCGGCAGATGCGGGATTGGAAATCACCACCCTGATGGGGAACATGAAGCTGAACCAAGAACTGGACGCCATGTCTCCGAACCGCAGCCAGGAGGAAACGCTGGGGCATTTCCACATTGACCCTGTCACCGGCCACATAGCAAGTGTAACTTTGAATCCCAAACGTTCTGCTGGCTTACCGCCGAACGCTGATGACATGTAA
- the creb3l3a gene encoding cyclic AMP-responsive element-binding protein 3-like protein 3-A isoform X6 produces the protein MEHYSDQQAYDGMELLDWLFDQNDGILRHEEAGQQCNRQHHWPEQEPNMLQLAEQADADFLNALLSGGESASGSPIWSPSPSDSGISEDPPSDQMDSPQRPESPPEDIHYVWEGEHPAERTRYPQYSADVNREPPCSGSSLTVKDLLLSGTTEPPPQPFQQSIQELILNEDEKKLLAKEGVTLPSQLPLTKYEERILKKIRRKIRNKQSAQESRKKKKEYIDGLESRMAACSAHNQELQRKVSQLEKCNISLMEQLRRLQALVMNTTNKPAQTGTCVLVLLLSFSLILFPSLKPYADTKVSQGDFSPVRIQSRALQNVQASRVLHVIDPPLATQDESKPAHGRFPADAGLEITTLMGNMKLNQELDAMSPNRSQEETLGHFHIDPVTGHIASVTLNPKRSAGLPPNADDM, from the exons CAGGCGTATGACGGCATGGAGCTGCtggattggctgtttgatcaaaATGATGGAATCCTTCGGcatgaagaagcgggacaacAATGCAACCGGCAGCACCACTGGCCAGAGCAGGAACCAAAC ATGCTCCAGCTGGCTGAACAGGCGGATGCCGACTTCCTCAACGCCTTATTAAGTGGAGGAGAATCAGCGTCGGGTTCGCCGATCTGGTCCCCCTCGCCGAGCGACAGCGGGATCAGCGAAGACCCGCCTTCGGATCAGATGGATAGCCCACAGCGACCTGAGAGCCCCCCCGAGGATATTCATT ATGTCTGGGAAGGCGAGCACCCCGCGGAGAGGACGAGATATCCACAATATTCTGCGGACGTAAACAGAGAGCCGCCGTGCTCCGGCTCGTCTCTGACTGTTAAGGATCTCTTGCTGAGTGGCACAACTGAGCCG CCTCCGCAGCCGTTCCAACAGTCCATTCAAGAACTGATTCTCAATGAAGACGAGAAGAAGCTCCTCGCCAAGGAAGGCGTGACTCTACCCAGCCAACTACCACTCACCAAG TATGAAGAAAGGATCCTGAAGAAAATACGCAGAAAGATTCGCAATAAGCAGTCGGCCCAGGAGAGCcgcaaaaagaagaaagagtACATTGATGGATTGGAAAGCAG AATGGCTGCATGCAGCGCACATAACCAGGAACTTCAGCGGAAAGTGTCTCAGCTGGAGAAATGTAACAT TTCACTAATGGAACAGTTGCGCCGGCTCCAAGCTCTGGTCATGAATACAACTAACAAGCCGGCCCAGACTGGAACGTGTGTGTTG GTACTCCTACTGTCCTTCTCCCTAATCCTCTTCCCAAGCCTCAAGCCCTACGCTGACACCAAAGTTAGCCAAGGAGACTTCAGCCCAGTCAGAA TCCAGTCACGTGCCCTGCAGAACGTGCAGGCCTCCCGCGTGCTGCACGTCATCGATCCCCCGTTGGCCACCCAAGACGAATCGAAGCCGGCGCACGGGCGATTCCCGGCAGATGCGGGATTGGAAATCACCACCCTGATGGGGAACATGAAGCTGAACCAAGAACTGGACGCCATGTCTCCGAACCGCAGCCAGGAGGAAACGCTGGGGCATTTCCACATTGACCCTGTCACCGGCCACATAGCAAGTGTAACTTTGAATCCCAAACGTTCTGCTGGCTTACCGCCGAACGCTGATGACATGTAA